The following are from one region of the Rosistilla carotiformis genome:
- a CDS encoding sulfatase family protein, whose product MRRIHALCLTLCLTAIATAADRPNILFIFTDDHCEQALSAYDPSRISTPNLDRIANEGMRFDRCYVTNSICGPSRAVIQTGKYSHINGFLQNGFAFNGDQPTFPKMLRKAGYQTAIVGKWHLESTPQGFDYYDVLKGQGPYYNPPMLTAGENDQPITRRHTGYTTEIITDKTLTWLKEARDPDKPFMLMYQHKAPHRNWMPAPKYLNWLDDVTIPEPETLWDDYAGRTPSASRQTMTIKEHLNDNDLKLSGYGTMNPEQRKVWDAAYGPKNEAFKKARDSMSPEELVRWKYQRYVKDYLRCVKSVDDGVGEVLDYLDAAGLADNTIVIYSSDQGWYLGEHGWYDKRWMYEESLKTPLLVRWPGHVKARTTNDDIVSNLDFAETFLDVAGVAIPADMQGRSLRPLLQAETPDDWRESFYYHYYENPGAHNVARHYGVTNGRFKLIHFYAYQGAAIDDWELFDLQKDPNELQSVYGKPEYAAVQAEMLAELNRLRTLYQEVDDDPAARMKKKPTTNRQRLLKKAP is encoded by the coding sequence ATGCGACGAATCCATGCGTTGTGTTTGACGTTGTGCCTGACGGCGATCGCCACCGCAGCTGATCGACCCAACATCCTGTTTATCTTCACCGACGATCACTGCGAACAAGCGCTCAGCGCCTACGATCCCTCGCGGATCAGCACGCCGAACCTGGATCGGATCGCTAACGAAGGGATGCGGTTTGATCGCTGCTATGTGACGAATTCGATTTGTGGTCCCAGTCGGGCGGTGATTCAAACGGGCAAATACAGCCATATCAACGGGTTCTTGCAGAACGGATTTGCCTTCAACGGCGATCAACCGACGTTTCCAAAAATGTTGCGGAAGGCGGGTTATCAAACCGCGATCGTCGGGAAGTGGCACTTGGAATCGACGCCGCAAGGCTTCGACTATTACGACGTGCTCAAAGGGCAAGGCCCTTATTACAATCCGCCCATGCTGACCGCGGGGGAGAACGATCAACCGATCACGCGGCGGCACACCGGATACACCACCGAGATCATCACGGACAAGACACTCACTTGGTTAAAAGAGGCACGCGATCCCGACAAGCCTTTCATGTTGATGTACCAACACAAGGCACCGCATCGGAATTGGATGCCGGCTCCGAAATATTTGAATTGGTTGGATGATGTCACGATTCCCGAACCCGAAACGTTGTGGGACGATTACGCCGGGCGAACACCTTCGGCCAGTCGCCAGACGATGACGATTAAGGAGCATTTAAACGACAACGATCTCAAGCTGTCGGGCTATGGGACGATGAATCCTGAACAACGCAAAGTTTGGGATGCGGCATATGGGCCCAAAAACGAAGCGTTTAAGAAGGCACGCGATTCGATGTCGCCCGAGGAATTGGTGCGTTGGAAGTATCAGCGGTATGTCAAAGATTATCTGCGATGCGTGAAAAGTGTCGACGATGGCGTCGGAGAGGTGCTCGATTACTTGGACGCGGCCGGACTGGCCGACAACACGATCGTGATCTATTCGTCCGACCAAGGCTGGTATCTTGGCGAGCACGGTTGGTATGACAAGCGATGGATGTATGAGGAATCGTTGAAAACGCCGCTTTTGGTCCGCTGGCCCGGTCACGTGAAAGCGAGGACGACCAACGACGACATCGTTTCGAACCTCGATTTCGCCGAAACCTTCTTGGATGTCGCGGGCGTTGCGATTCCCGCGGACATGCAGGGCCGTAGCCTGCGTCCGCTGTTGCAGGCGGAGACGCCTGACGACTGGCGGGAATCTTTCTATTACCACTACTACGAAAACCCTGGGGCCCACAACGTCGCGCGACACTATGGCGTGACGAACGGACGATTCAAATTGATTCACTTCTACGCGTACCAAGGGGCGGCGATCGACGATTGGGAATTGTTCGACCTGCAGAAGGATCCAAATGAATTGCAGAGCGTCTATGGCAAGCCGGAATATGCAGCGGTGCAGGCGGAAATGCTCGCCGAACTGAACCGCTTGCGAACGCTCTACCAAGAGGTCGATGACGATCCGGCGGCGCGGATGAAGAAGAAACCAACGACCAACCGGCAGCGGCTGTTGAAGAAGGCTCCCTAA
- a CDS encoding c-type cytochrome domain-containing protein codes for MRPVVSAVILGWLMSGVAARADDAIDFNAEVVPILNSYCVGCHNESDASGEVRLDDWDHFPAVVGDAPFLVGEDPDASQLLALMRGTTEPRMPPASEPQPSEAEIEIIELWIAEGAKPPGAKPAGTEPMASMFPKVDAVAGSDQRIDSLDFAAGKNLLALAKFGRVDLVDANTEQVIRQIEGLPGKVNAVRFSHDEKYLLVAGGVTGVAGQVGLWDLAQSQFVNRWQTPSDSIYAVDITHDNQTIAAGGYDRIVRIWNRDSDKPTKTLDGHNGPIHGVRFDPSGQVLATASGDETIKLWNVASGERLDTLGQPLAEQYCVRFSKDGKQVIGAGADNRIRVWELASPTEAKVSPLTIARFAHERPIVALAINPAGDLLGTAAEDGSVKIWDRADCRLLHQFPTLQLPASGLEFIDQGKVLLASTPDGRLHRFTLPDDLSQDDAAVKDPVPPAGVDAQPVTSPPTPLTEVEPNDSPKRAQAISWPSKTSGVIRLTEDGAGESDLFRIQALAGQMVQIEISAADQKSPLDSRVDVLDVIGDPVPRMQLQAVRDSYFTFRGKNSTQTGDFRVHNWQEMELNEYLYSNGEVVRLWLYPRGPDSGFEVYPGFGDRRTYFGTTAISHALGEPAYIVRPLPPHAKPLPNGLPVFTVNYENDDDPQRRHGTDSRLDFTAPTDGEYLIRVRDSRGFGGDDFRYDLTIRHPDPRFEVSIISKDLKIRPGAGGEFVVRATRHDGFDGPIQIGIENLPEGFVASTPLSIQAGQSEAVGTITALPTVHAPSADQEPVQLFATATILNKQIRVPVGELGKLEIATDDALIVHLMPVDFNAPVAWFADSPDDADSGQGRQDDETRDDKTIRRNAQQPFEIVIRPGETRTARVVAERGDFKGVIRFGNVDSGRNLPHGVYVDNLGLNGLMIPVGQTEREFFITAAPWLTETDRLFHLRATVKGNPTTWPILLKVRD; via the coding sequence ATGAGACCGGTTGTTTCCGCTGTGATCCTTGGTTGGTTGATGTCGGGTGTCGCGGCGCGTGCCGATGACGCAATCGATTTCAACGCTGAAGTGGTTCCGATTCTGAACAGCTACTGCGTCGGCTGTCACAATGAAAGCGATGCCTCGGGCGAAGTCCGATTGGACGACTGGGATCACTTTCCAGCCGTTGTCGGCGATGCGCCGTTCTTGGTGGGGGAAGATCCCGATGCGAGCCAATTGTTGGCCTTGATGCGCGGCACAACCGAACCACGGATGCCGCCGGCCTCCGAACCACAACCTTCCGAAGCCGAGATCGAAATCATCGAACTGTGGATCGCCGAAGGGGCCAAGCCACCGGGGGCCAAGCCGGCAGGGACCGAACCGATGGCATCGATGTTTCCGAAGGTCGACGCCGTCGCCGGAAGCGATCAACGGATCGATAGCCTCGATTTTGCCGCGGGGAAAAATCTGTTGGCGTTGGCAAAATTTGGCCGCGTCGACTTGGTCGATGCCAATACCGAACAAGTGATCCGCCAGATCGAAGGGCTGCCGGGAAAGGTCAATGCGGTCCGCTTTTCGCACGATGAAAAATATCTGCTTGTCGCCGGCGGGGTTACCGGTGTGGCAGGGCAGGTCGGACTGTGGGACCTCGCGCAATCGCAGTTCGTCAACCGCTGGCAAACACCCAGCGACTCGATCTATGCCGTCGATATCACCCACGACAACCAAACGATTGCGGCGGGCGGTTACGACCGAATCGTGCGGATCTGGAATCGCGACAGCGACAAGCCGACGAAGACGCTCGACGGACACAACGGTCCGATCCATGGGGTTCGCTTCGATCCTTCGGGGCAGGTGTTGGCGACTGCGAGTGGTGACGAGACGATCAAGCTATGGAACGTCGCCTCGGGGGAGCGGCTCGACACGCTGGGGCAGCCTTTGGCCGAGCAGTACTGCGTCCGCTTTTCTAAGGACGGCAAGCAGGTGATCGGGGCGGGCGCGGACAATCGGATTCGAGTTTGGGAATTGGCCAGCCCGACCGAAGCGAAGGTCAGCCCGTTGACGATCGCTCGCTTCGCCCACGAGCGGCCGATCGTCGCGCTGGCGATCAACCCGGCGGGTGACCTGTTGGGGACCGCTGCCGAAGATGGTTCGGTCAAGATTTGGGATCGCGCCGATTGCCGGTTGCTGCACCAATTTCCGACGCTGCAATTGCCCGCGTCGGGGCTGGAGTTCATCGATCAAGGCAAAGTTCTGCTGGCGTCGACTCCCGACGGTCGGTTGCATCGCTTCACGCTTCCCGACGACCTGTCGCAGGACGATGCGGCGGTGAAGGATCCCGTGCCGCCGGCAGGCGTTGACGCCCAGCCCGTGACTTCGCCACCGACGCCGTTGACAGAGGTCGAACCCAACGATTCGCCCAAGCGCGCGCAAGCGATTTCGTGGCCATCGAAAACTTCGGGGGTGATTCGGTTGACCGAGGATGGCGCTGGCGAATCGGATCTGTTCAGGATTCAGGCGTTGGCGGGACAGATGGTGCAGATCGAAATATCGGCCGCCGATCAGAAGTCGCCACTGGATTCGCGGGTCGATGTCTTGGACGTCATCGGCGATCCGGTGCCACGCATGCAATTGCAAGCCGTCCGCGACAGCTACTTCACCTTCCGTGGCAAAAACAGCACGCAAACCGGTGATTTTCGGGTCCATAATTGGCAAGAGATGGAGTTGAACGAATACCTTTACAGCAATGGGGAGGTTGTTCGGTTGTGGTTGTATCCACGTGGTCCCGATTCGGGGTTTGAAGTCTATCCTGGGTTTGGAGATCGCAGGACCTATTTTGGTACCACGGCGATATCGCATGCATTGGGGGAACCGGCCTACATTGTTCGTCCGCTGCCACCGCACGCAAAACCGTTGCCCAACGGCCTGCCCGTCTTCACGGTCAACTACGAGAACGATGATGATCCGCAGCGCCGCCATGGCACCGATTCACGCCTCGACTTTACGGCGCCGACCGATGGTGAGTACTTGATTCGCGTTCGCGATTCCCGTGGGTTCGGTGGCGATGACTTTCGCTATGACCTGACGATCCGCCATCCCGATCCGAGGTTTGAAGTCTCGATCATTTCCAAAGATTTGAAGATCCGTCCCGGGGCTGGCGGCGAATTTGTGGTCCGCGCGACCCGGCACGACGGCTTTGACGGGCCGATCCAAATCGGGATCGAGAACCTACCCGAAGGATTTGTCGCGTCGACGCCATTGTCGATTCAGGCGGGACAATCCGAAGCGGTCGGCACGATCACGGCGCTCCCGACGGTGCATGCTCCGTCGGCGGATCAGGAACCGGTCCAGCTGTTCGCCACCGCGACGATCCTTAACAAGCAGATCCGCGTTCCGGTCGGTGAGCTGGGGAAATTGGAAATCGCCACGGACGACGCTCTAATTGTCCATTTGATGCCTGTCGATTTCAACGCGCCGGTAGCGTGGTTTGCGGATTCGCCGGACGATGCCGATTCTGGTCAGGGACGGCAAGACGACGAAACCCGCGACGATAAAACGATTCGACGGAACGCTCAGCAACCGTTTGAAATCGTGATCCGGCCGGGGGAGACGCGGACGGCGCGGGTCGTCGCCGAACGTGGCGACTTCAAGGGCGTGATCCGTTTTGGCAACGTCGATTCGGGTCGCAACTTGCCTCACGGCGTCTACGTCGACAACCTCGGACTTAATGGACTGATGATCCCCGTAGGGCAGACCGAACGTGAGTTCTTCATCACTGCGGCCCCATGGCTCACCGAAACCGATCGCTTATTCCATCTCCGTGCAACGGTCAAAGGCAACCCCACGACCTGGCCCATCCTGTTGAAGGTCCGCGATTGA
- a CDS encoding HD domain-containing phosphohydrolase, whose amino-acid sequence MSTATLSPQRPTAAPALNPTNAGRPTGNPGANAQARSPRIMIVDDVEVNILTVQGYLKKVGYRDFVTTSNPHDALKLIHEANPDVLLLDIQMPEISGLDILRVMGADPVLQHLPVLVLTADQDPVTKQRALDLGANDFLQKPIDPHDLVPRVRNALVLKAHHDQLSRQATWLEQQVKARTAALLASQQQLILSLARAAEHRDNDTANHVIRVGRYAGVIARKLGYLNKRIPMLELAAQLHDVGKIGIPDAILLKPGALEPDEYELMKNHCTFGRKIIAPISGKDLEVLRTHATLGNQILKDPCSPLLKLAAKIAQCHHERWDGKGYPLGLAGEDIPIEARIVSIADVYDALSSKRPYKEPFPRQKCFDIIREGRGTQFDPQLVDAFFSCSEEIIQIQLELMDD is encoded by the coding sequence ATGAGCACGGCAACCCTTTCTCCGCAACGACCGACCGCCGCCCCCGCGTTGAATCCAACCAACGCAGGGCGCCCCACTGGCAATCCCGGCGCGAACGCCCAAGCGCGTTCGCCGCGGATCATGATCGTGGACGATGTCGAAGTGAATATCCTGACGGTCCAAGGGTATCTAAAGAAGGTCGGTTATCGCGACTTCGTCACCACCAGCAATCCGCACGACGCGCTGAAACTGATCCACGAAGCGAATCCCGACGTGTTACTGTTGGACATTCAAATGCCCGAGATCAGCGGACTGGATATCCTTCGCGTGATGGGAGCGGATCCGGTCCTGCAACACTTGCCGGTCCTTGTATTGACCGCCGACCAAGACCCTGTGACCAAGCAACGGGCGCTCGATTTGGGAGCGAACGACTTCCTGCAGAAACCGATCGATCCCCATGATCTGGTTCCGCGGGTTCGCAATGCATTGGTGCTCAAAGCCCATCACGATCAATTGTCCCGACAGGCAACTTGGTTGGAACAACAGGTCAAAGCGCGAACCGCCGCCCTTTTGGCATCGCAACAACAATTGATCCTCAGTCTGGCACGAGCTGCCGAACATCGCGACAACGACACAGCAAACCATGTGATTCGCGTCGGCCGATATGCCGGTGTGATCGCAAGAAAATTGGGCTACTTAAACAAACGTATTCCGATGTTGGAACTGGCGGCTCAGCTGCACGATGTCGGCAAGATCGGAATCCCCGACGCCATCCTCTTGAAACCAGGAGCGTTAGAGCCCGACGAATACGAACTGATGAAGAATCACTGCACGTTTGGCCGCAAGATCATTGCGCCGATCTCGGGCAAGGATTTGGAAGTTCTGCGAACCCACGCCACGCTTGGCAATCAGATCCTCAAAGACCCTTGTTCACCGCTGTTGAAACTGGCGGCGAAGATTGCCCAGTGCCATCACGAACGCTGGGATGGCAAAGGCTATCCACTGGGCCTCGCCGGGGAAGATATCCCGATCGAAGCCCGCATCGTTTCGATCGCCGATGTGTACGACGCACTTTCCAGCAAACGGCCCTATAAGGAACCGTTTCCGCGTCAAAAGTGCTTCGACATCATTCGCGAAGGCCGCGGCACGCAATTCGACCCGCAATTGGTCGACGCGTTTTTCAGCTGCTCCGAAGAGATCATTCAGATCCAACTGGAACTGATGGACGACTGA
- a CDS encoding alpha/beta hydrolase: MKFMVSLVGCLVMICSSGLEGAAEDLTTLRLWPEQAPGETTPIGPERQLPDRPQETNPVIRLTDIATPILTFYPAAEPVSTGTAVIVCPGGGYNILAYNHEGTEICEWLNSIGVSAVLLKYRVPRRDPDAPHAIPLKDAQRAVRLVRSHASEWKINPDRIGMLGFSAGGHLAVMAGTHFRDATYDPVDEADKLSARPDFLIPIYPAYLVDTQNKTQLDPLVAVDSETPPTFTAITYDDSDRAIGAALLLIAMKQNKVPCELHVYHKGGHGYGMRPSENPVSQWPQRCQAWMVSMGLLP; the protein is encoded by the coding sequence ATGAAGTTTATGGTCTCGCTTGTCGGGTGTCTTGTCATGATTTGTAGTAGTGGATTGGAGGGCGCTGCCGAAGACCTGACGACGCTGCGTCTGTGGCCCGAACAAGCTCCCGGCGAAACGACCCCGATCGGTCCCGAACGGCAATTGCCCGATCGGCCTCAGGAAACCAATCCGGTCATTCGGTTGACCGATATCGCAACACCGATCCTGACTTTCTATCCGGCCGCCGAACCAGTCTCCACCGGAACCGCCGTGATCGTCTGTCCCGGGGGCGGTTACAACATCTTGGCCTACAACCACGAAGGGACTGAGATCTGCGAGTGGCTGAATTCGATTGGTGTCTCGGCCGTGTTGTTGAAGTACCGCGTTCCGCGACGCGATCCCGACGCACCCCATGCGATCCCATTAAAAGACGCGCAACGGGCGGTCCGTTTGGTTCGGTCCCACGCCAGTGAGTGGAAAATCAATCCCGATCGGATCGGCATGCTCGGCTTTTCCGCGGGCGGACATCTGGCCGTGATGGCAGGAACCCACTTCCGCGACGCGACCTACGATCCGGTCGACGAAGCGGACAAATTGAGTGCCCGCCCCGACTTTCTCATCCCGATCTATCCGGCCTATTTGGTCGACACTCAAAACAAGACGCAGCTGGATCCTTTGGTCGCTGTCGATTCCGAAACGCCCCCGACCTTCACCGCGATCACCTACGACGATTCCGATCGTGCGATCGGCGCGGCGCTGTTATTGATCGCGATGAAGCAGAACAAGGTCCCTTGCGAATTGCACGTTTACCATAAAGGAGGGCACGGATATGGTATGCGTCCTTCGGAGAACCCGGTTTCACAATGGCCGCAACGTTGCCAAGCTTGGATGGTTTCGATGGGGCTGCTGCCCTAA
- a CDS encoding FMN-dependent NADH-azoreductase, translated as MSKLLYIESSPRKSRSKSINVAQAFIEQYQASHPGDEVVTIDLWQKSLPEFDGYTIDAKYQVLNGQGHDAEQATAWKTVVDVIDEFKAADKYVFSLPMWNFGIPYKLKHYIDVIAQPGQTFSYSPDTGYTGLVTGKPVAVVYARGGSYGSDQTKGLDFQTSYMELLLGFIGFTDIHSVIVEPTLASPEDVAESEAAAIQQAQQLATKF; from the coding sequence GTGTCCAAACTGCTTTATATCGAATCGTCACCGCGCAAGTCGCGTTCGAAATCGATCAACGTCGCCCAGGCGTTTATCGAACAATATCAAGCAAGCCATCCTGGCGACGAAGTGGTGACGATCGATCTCTGGCAGAAATCGCTGCCCGAATTCGATGGCTACACCATCGACGCGAAATACCAAGTGCTGAATGGCCAGGGTCACGATGCCGAACAAGCCACCGCCTGGAAGACCGTTGTCGATGTGATTGACGAATTCAAGGCGGCCGATAAGTATGTGTTCAGCCTTCCGATGTGGAACTTTGGCATCCCGTACAAGCTGAAGCATTACATCGACGTGATCGCGCAACCCGGCCAAACCTTCAGCTATTCACCCGATACCGGATACACCGGCTTGGTGACCGGCAAACCGGTCGCCGTCGTTTACGCGCGCGGCGGTTCCTACGGCAGCGATCAAACTAAAGGCTTGGATTTTCAAACCTCCTACATGGAACTGTTGCTAGGCTTTATCGGCTTCACCGACATCCATTCGGTGATCGTCGAACCGACCCTTGCGTCGCCCGAAGACGTCGCCGAAAGCGAAGCCGCGGCAATTCAACAGGCCCAACAATTGGCAACCAAGTTTTAG
- a CDS encoding triphosphoribosyl-dephospho-CoA synthase, giving the protein MQCACTLEATAPKAGNVYPGQEFDDLGVTDFLAAASVCGTTLDRAAEHSIGELILQCVQQSRAVTRSNANLGIVLLMAPLAKAAAAIEPVRDATALRCQLQQQLEALTPEDGRLVFEAIRIAAAGGLGDANSQDVRTTQKNVDLMEAMRTGQDRDKIAEQYSTGFQFLFETVVPCLRNAIEDEGDRLRGITRGQIELLAGHVDTLIQRKCGAATAKEAMRRARTVNEAHGWRAESPDWIEFNQWLRSDGNRRNPGTTADLIAAGLFVLIYSGISK; this is encoded by the coding sequence GTGCAGTGCGCCTGCACCTTGGAGGCAACAGCGCCGAAGGCGGGGAATGTCTATCCAGGGCAGGAGTTCGACGATTTGGGCGTCACCGATTTCTTAGCCGCCGCGTCGGTCTGCGGCACCACGTTGGATCGCGCGGCCGAGCACAGCATCGGCGAATTGATACTGCAATGCGTTCAGCAAAGCCGCGCCGTGACCCGTTCCAACGCCAACTTGGGAATCGTGTTATTGATGGCGCCGTTAGCCAAAGCAGCTGCCGCCATCGAACCGGTTCGCGACGCGACCGCCCTTCGCTGCCAATTGCAGCAACAACTGGAAGCGCTAACGCCCGAAGATGGCCGCTTGGTTTTCGAAGCGATCCGCATCGCCGCCGCCGGAGGATTGGGAGACGCGAATTCACAGGACGTACGCACGACACAAAAGAATGTCGACCTGATGGAAGCGATGCGAACCGGCCAGGACCGCGACAAGATTGCCGAACAATACAGCACGGGATTTCAGTTCTTGTTCGAAACCGTCGTCCCTTGTTTGCGGAACGCCATCGAAGACGAAGGGGATCGTTTACGAGGCATCACGCGCGGCCAGATCGAGCTGTTGGCTGGCCACGTCGACACGCTGATCCAGCGAAAATGTGGCGCGGCCACCGCAAAAGAAGCGATGCGGCGGGCGAGGACGGTCAACGAAGCCCACGGCTGGCGAGCCGAATCGCCAGACTGGATCGAATTCAACCAATGGCTTCGCAGCGATGGAAACCGACGCAATCCAGGTACCACGGCCGACCTGATCGCCGCCGGGCTGTTCGTGCTGATCTACAGCGGCATTTCGAAATAG